A genomic region of Laspinema palackyanum D2c contains the following coding sequences:
- a CDS encoding replication restart DNA helicase PriA, giving the protein MQTLQAIRCPNCGSLAERYYFSKRDFSQTQCPSCDYLMVSCVTTGRVVEAYAPGLSIRRSH; this is encoded by the coding sequence ATGCAAACACTTCAAGCGATCCGATGCCCCAATTGTGGAAGTCTGGCGGAACGGTATTACTTTTCAAAACGTGATTTCAGTCAGACCCAATGTCCGAGTTGTGACTATTTGATGGTGAGTTGTGTAACAACGGGTCGCGTCGTGGAAGCTTATGCTCCGGGTCTCTCGATTCGTCGGTCCCATTAA